A part of Deinococcus aerolatus genomic DNA contains:
- a CDS encoding GNAT family N-acetyltransferase yields MFTIRPARPSDRDSLYRICLETADSGADASHLYRDPLLVGHIYAGPYLAHAPDFAFVLEAGEEACGYVIGAPDTRAFETTLERQWWPALRARYADPTNLPAAGRTPDQRLSHLIHHPHTAPQRILEAYPSHLHIDLLPRGQGGGNGQRMMGRLLTALREAGSPGVHLGVGGRNTRAIGFYRHLGFQELSQGSGGSLTLGLRL; encoded by the coding sequence ATGTTCACCATCCGCCCAGCCCGGCCCAGTGACCGTGACTCGCTCTACCGCATCTGCCTGGAAACGGCAGACAGCGGCGCGGACGCCAGCCACCTCTACCGCGATCCGCTGCTGGTGGGCCACATCTACGCCGGGCCGTATCTGGCCCACGCACCCGACTTCGCCTTCGTGCTGGAGGCCGGCGAGGAGGCCTGCGGCTACGTTATTGGCGCACCCGACACGCGGGCCTTTGAGACCACGCTGGAACGCCAGTGGTGGCCGGCCCTGCGCGCCCGGTACGCCGATCCCACCAACCTTCCTGCTGCCGGGCGCACCCCGGACCAGCGCCTGAGTCACCTGATTCACCACCCGCACACGGCCCCGCAGCGCATCCTGGAGGCGTACCCCTCGCACCTGCACATTGACCTGTTGCCCCGTGGCCAGGGCGGCGGCAACGGACAACGCATGATGGGGCGGCTGCTGACCGCGCTGCGTGAGGCCGGCTCTCCGGGCGTGCATCTGGGCGTGGGGGGGCGCAACACGCGGGCCATCGGCTTCTACCGCCACCTGGGCTTTCAGGAGCTGTCGCAGGGCAGCGGCGGCTCGCTTACGCTGGGACTGAGGCTGTAA
- a CDS encoding butyrate kinase — MIAYVINPGTSGIKLACASIEPSLNSALPGQLQLTLIRAELGLETPPTAADLPGLARQLQALTADWAAPDAIVGRGGLIGRVEAGTYRVTPEMAEFAVQGDGAQYPPNLGGPLALGLARHYGVPAFVVDPQSVDELLPEARETGVKGLRRHAQFHALNVRVVARHAAHEVGKRLQDARIVVAHLGATTSVTAFEKGRAVDTTGTGPDGGPLGALQSGPLPARMLLRLAREEGEAAALHHLYGGGGFLSLTGSANLKDLEARMVSDPAVQAAAAAFVHQVCKALGEQTGALTGRPDALVMTGGIARWDELVDRIERRVAWIAPVLVVPGELELEALAEGAGRVLLGLDTAREWRHPQAAAPEL, encoded by the coding sequence GTGATCGCCTACGTGATCAATCCAGGAACCAGCGGGATCAAGCTCGCCTGCGCCAGCATCGAACCGAGTCTGAATTCGGCGCTGCCGGGGCAGTTGCAGCTGACCCTGATCCGCGCTGAACTGGGTCTGGAGACGCCCCCCACTGCGGCTGATCTGCCGGGTCTGGCGCGGCAGCTTCAGGCGCTGACGGCGGACTGGGCGGCCCCGGACGCCATCGTCGGGCGCGGGGGGCTGATCGGACGGGTGGAGGCCGGCACTTACCGAGTGACCCCGGAAATGGCCGAATTTGCCGTGCAGGGCGACGGTGCCCAGTACCCGCCGAACCTGGGCGGCCCGCTGGCCCTGGGGCTGGCCCGGCACTACGGCGTGCCCGCCTTCGTGGTGGACCCCCAGAGCGTGGATGAGTTGCTGCCCGAGGCCCGCGAGACAGGTGTAAAGGGGCTGCGCCGCCACGCCCAGTTCCACGCCCTGAACGTACGCGTGGTGGCCCGCCACGCCGCCCACGAGGTCGGCAAGCGCCTGCAGGACGCCCGCATCGTGGTGGCCCATCTGGGCGCCACCACCAGCGTGACGGCCTTCGAGAAGGGCCGCGCGGTGGACACCACCGGCACTGGCCCGGACGGCGGCCCGCTGGGTGCCCTCCAGAGCGGCCCCCTGCCCGCCCGCATGCTGCTGCGGCTGGCCCGCGAGGAGGGCGAGGCGGCGGCGCTGCACCACCTGTACGGCGGCGGCGGTTTCCTGTCACTGACCGGCAGTGCCAATCTCAAGGACCTGGAGGCGCGGATGGTCAGTGATCCCGCGGTGCAGGCAGCCGCCGCCGCCTTCGTGCATCAGGTGTGTAAGGCGCTGGGCGAGCAGACCGGCGCGCTGACGGGCCGCCCCGACGCCCTGGTGATGACCGGCGGCATTGCCCGCTGGGACGAGCTGGTGGACCGCATTGAGCGCCGGGTGGCGTGGATCGCCCCGGTGCTGGTCGTTCCTGGCGAGCTGGAACTTGAGGCCCTGGCCGAGGGCGCAGGCCGCGTGTTGCTGGGCCTGGACACTGCCCGCGAGTGGCGGCACCCGCAGGCGGCGGCCCCGGAACTGTGA
- the hpf gene encoding ribosome hibernation-promoting factor, HPF/YfiA family: MHIYKLSGRNVDVTDAMRDYVEEKLTRLDRYNDSITDARVTLTVRDVRDSTRRNRVEVQLNVPNGIIRAEEHHADMYAAIDKASDVLERQLRKFKTRYMKARHEAVPVPAPGPAEAAVDAGTDDAGDFEPEIVRQKRFDLRPMSPEDAVAQMEALDHDFYVFSNMTSGLTGVVYRRKDGHYGLIEPNT, encoded by the coding sequence GTGCATATCTACAAACTGTCAGGCCGAAACGTCGACGTCACAGACGCCATGCGTGATTACGTCGAGGAAAAACTTACGCGACTGGACCGTTACAACGACTCCATCACAGACGCGCGGGTGACGCTGACAGTACGGGATGTCCGGGATTCGACGCGCCGTAACCGCGTGGAAGTGCAGCTCAATGTGCCCAACGGCATTATCCGCGCCGAGGAACACCACGCCGACATGTACGCCGCCATCGATAAGGCCAGCGACGTGCTGGAGCGGCAGCTGCGCAAATTCAAGACCCGCTACATGAAGGCCCGCCATGAGGCCGTGCCGGTGCCCGCGCCCGGCCCCGCCGAGGCGGCCGTGGACGCCGGGACCGACGACGCCGGCGACTTCGAACCCGAGATCGTTCGCCAGAAGCGCTTTGATCTGCGCCCCATGAGCCCCGAGGACGCGGTGGCCCAGATGGAGGCCCTCGATCACGACTTCTACGTGTTCTCCAACATGACATCTGGCCTGACCGGCGTGGTCTACCGGCGCAAGGACGGGCATTACGGACTGATCGAGCCCAACACCTGA
- a CDS encoding TetR/AcrR family transcriptional regulator — protein sequence MKVDRQEQDEARRERIARAAFELFARSGLEATSAQDIARAAFVSRTNLYRYFPSKIHMLLAHFDKAVQASLDDALERLHAGASPQQVWDKVMSRMADLGVRYRHLVGAVGQAVLGASPLGEPGQGEGQAAEAPLPFPARLAPADGLKTALMLGALVQPMLLAMQAQGRLRPDVNVVTLSALLVDACLLALLHGGHRDQREVLRDWQDRFSLLMYGALAPVAAESTRD from the coding sequence ATGAAAGTGGATCGGCAGGAGCAGGATGAGGCCCGGCGTGAGCGCATCGCCCGCGCCGCCTTTGAACTGTTCGCCCGCAGCGGTCTGGAGGCCACCAGCGCCCAGGACATCGCCCGCGCGGCCTTTGTGAGCCGCACCAACCTGTACCGCTACTTTCCCAGCAAGATCCACATGCTGCTGGCCCACTTCGACAAGGCCGTGCAGGCCAGCCTCGACGACGCCCTGGAACGCCTGCACGCCGGGGCCAGCCCGCAGCAGGTGTGGGACAAGGTGATGTCGCGCATGGCCGATCTGGGCGTGCGCTACCGCCACCTTGTGGGCGCGGTGGGACAGGCGGTGCTGGGCGCGTCGCCGCTGGGCGAACCAGGGCAGGGAGAGGGCCAGGCGGCCGAAGCACCGTTGCCGTTTCCGGCCCGCCTGGCCCCCGCCGACGGCCTCAAGACGGCGCTGATGCTGGGCGCACTGGTGCAGCCCATGCTGCTGGCCATGCAGGCCCAGGGCCGCCTGCGCCCGGACGTGAACGTCGTTACCCTGAGCGCCCTGCTGGTGGATGCCTGCCTGCTGGCCCTGCTGCACGGCGGTCACCGCGATCAGCGCGAGGTGCTACGCGACTGGCAGGACCGCTTCAGCCTGCTGATGTACGGTGCCCTGGCCCCGGTGGCGGCCGAAAGCACCCGCGACTGA
- the ruvA gene encoding Holliday junction branch migration protein RuvA, translating to MIAYLSGVVREVRENSAVVVAGGVGYEVQCPAGTLAKLVAGQPAELNTRFIVREDAQLLFGFADTDSVRLFDLLTGVSGVGPKLGLALLSAMPVSALAQGLLSGDAKLLSSVSGVGKKTAERLVLELQGKVPEHLAAPAVGGVKAAKVATTAGRDAVDALLALGFREAGVRAVVAELLSAEPDLSADALIRKGLGRLR from the coding sequence GTGATTGCTTACCTGTCCGGCGTGGTGCGCGAGGTGCGCGAGAACAGCGCCGTGGTGGTGGCCGGCGGCGTGGGCTACGAGGTTCAGTGTCCAGCCGGCACGCTGGCCAAACTGGTGGCGGGCCAGCCGGCCGAGCTGAACACCCGCTTTATCGTCCGTGAGGACGCCCAGTTGCTCTTCGGGTTTGCCGACACCGACAGCGTGCGGCTGTTTGACCTGCTGACCGGCGTGAGCGGCGTGGGACCGAAGCTGGGGCTGGCGCTGCTGTCGGCCATGCCCGTCTCGGCGCTGGCGCAGGGCCTGCTGAGTGGCGACGCCAAACTGCTGTCCAGCGTGTCTGGCGTGGGCAAGAAGACCGCCGAGCGGCTGGTGCTGGAACTGCAGGGCAAGGTGCCTGAACATCTGGCCGCGCCGGCGGTGGGCGGGGTCAAGGCGGCGAAAGTGGCCACCACGGCGGGCCGCGACGCGGTGGACGCGCTGCTGGCGCTGGGCTTCCGCGAGGCCGGGGTGCGCGCGGTGGTGGCCGAGCTGCTGTCTGCCGAACCGGACCTGAGCGCCGACGCCCTGATTCGTAAGGGCCTGGGGCGGCTCCGGTGA
- a CDS encoding low temperature requirement protein A: MTHGQPDSVDIGRADEAASGPQQPEASVYQEQKVSWLELFFDLIFVVAFDQLAKRLGQSPDTVSLLNFGLLFVAVWWAWAGNATFAARYGNESRTYRWGTLAQLVSLGMIALTLRGDLTDTGPAFALAYGANRVIQTALYVAVARRGQDVAAFAGRMALAFGAAAALWLVSAAFPGGSAAQIGLWCAALLLDVLAPVVTRNHSRHALPHEGHLPERVGLLQIIALGAIVTEIVGGSRQQELNANNLIPALAAIVTAVALWRLYFDQARSLPLLGARVDRQVEAMLAWLYGHLPFTLAVVVLGVGLGHGLSAAGTAESAADQRLVGASLALALLTLAFLRWNSLRVTGRFFADRSLPALLLGVGLAVGLLFIDLDTQGTHLAVAALTTLLALTSATDPVTRRLGRLEETVLQRLEAGDQPESVADALDQPPAARTDGTSP; this comes from the coding sequence ATGACGCACGGTCAGCCCGACAGTGTGGACATTGGCCGGGCGGACGAGGCTGCCTCCGGGCCTCAACAGCCGGAGGCCTCGGTCTATCAGGAGCAGAAGGTCTCGTGGCTGGAGCTGTTCTTTGACCTGATCTTCGTGGTGGCCTTTGACCAGCTGGCCAAGCGGCTGGGGCAGTCTCCGGACACGGTCAGCCTGCTGAATTTCGGGCTGCTGTTTGTGGCGGTCTGGTGGGCCTGGGCCGGCAATGCCACCTTTGCCGCCCGCTACGGCAACGAGAGCCGCACCTACCGCTGGGGCACGCTGGCGCAGCTGGTGTCGCTGGGCATGATCGCGTTGACGCTGCGCGGCGACCTGACCGACACCGGCCCGGCCTTTGCGCTGGCGTACGGGGCCAACCGGGTGATTCAGACGGCGCTGTACGTGGCGGTGGCGCGGCGCGGCCAGGACGTGGCCGCCTTCGCCGGGCGCATGGCGCTGGCCTTCGGCGCGGCGGCGGCGCTGTGGCTGGTGTCGGCGGCGTTTCCAGGCGGGTCGGCGGCGCAGATCGGGCTGTGGTGCGCCGCGCTGCTGCTGGATGTGCTGGCCCCGGTGGTGACCCGCAACCACAGCCGCCACGCCCTGCCGCACGAGGGCCACCTGCCGGAGCGCGTGGGCCTGCTGCAGATCATCGCGCTGGGGGCCATCGTGACCGAGATCGTGGGCGGCAGCCGGCAGCAGGAACTCAACGCCAATAACCTGATCCCGGCGCTGGCGGCCATCGTGACGGCGGTGGCGCTGTGGCGGCTCTACTTCGATCAGGCCCGCTCGTTGCCGCTGCTGGGCGCGCGGGTGGACCGCCAGGTCGAGGCCATGCTGGCGTGGCTGTACGGCCACCTGCCCTTCACGCTGGCGGTGGTGGTGCTGGGCGTGGGGCTGGGCCACGGGCTGTCTGCCGCCGGAACAGCCGAATCCGCCGCCGACCAGCGGCTGGTGGGCGCGTCGCTGGCCCTGGCCCTGCTGACGCTGGCCTTCCTGCGCTGGAACTCGCTGCGGGTCACGGGCCGTTTCTTTGCCGACCGCAGCCTGCCCGCGCTGCTGCTGGGGGTGGGGCTGGCCGTGGGGCTGCTGTTCATCGACCTGGACACCCAGGGGACGCATCTGGCGGTGGCCGCACTGACCACGCTGCTGGCCCTCACAAGCGCCACCGATCCGGTCACGCGGCGGCTGGGGCGGCTGGAGGAAACGGTGCTGCAGCGTCTTGAGGCGGGCGACCAGCCGGAGTCGGTGGCAGACGCCCTGGATCAGCCGCCCGCAGCACGGACCGACGGCACGTCGCCGTAG
- the fni gene encoding type 2 isopentenyl-diphosphate Delta-isomerase has protein sequence MTPALPPDITARKLRHVDACLLPESQYAGVTTGLEAVPWPYRALPERNLGDVDLGTTFLGHRLKAPVLIGAMTGGAERAGRINAHLAQAAQRLGLGLMLGSQRVMLERPDTAATFQIRRAAPDILLIGNLGGAQFLLGYGAQQAIRAVQTVGADALAIHINPLQEALQRGGDTRWAGLTVRLAELLPDLPFPVMLKEVGHGLDARTVAAVSGLGFAALDVAGAGGTSWARVEQLVERGAVTTPDLCEVGVPTAQALRDARAAAPQMPLVASGGIRTGLDAARALLLGAGVVAVARPLLAPALDSAEAVEDWLANFIHELRVALFVGGYGDVPSVRAAGG, from the coding sequence ATGACCCCGGCGCTGCCCCCCGACATCACGGCGCGTAAGTTGCGCCACGTGGACGCGTGCCTGCTGCCCGAGAGCCAGTACGCGGGCGTGACCACCGGGCTGGAGGCTGTGCCGTGGCCGTACCGCGCCCTGCCGGAGCGCAACCTGGGGGACGTGGACCTGGGCACCACCTTTCTGGGCCACCGCCTGAAGGCCCCGGTGCTGATCGGCGCGATGACCGGCGGCGCCGAGCGGGCCGGGCGCATCAATGCCCATCTGGCGCAGGCGGCGCAGCGGCTGGGCCTGGGCCTGATGCTGGGGTCACAGCGCGTCATGCTGGAGCGCCCCGACACCGCCGCCACCTTCCAGATCCGCAGGGCTGCCCCCGATATCCTGCTGATCGGCAACCTGGGCGGGGCACAGTTCCTGCTGGGCTACGGCGCACAGCAGGCGATCCGCGCGGTGCAGACGGTGGGCGCCGATGCGCTGGCCATTCACATCAACCCGCTTCAGGAGGCCCTGCAGCGCGGCGGCGACACCCGCTGGGCCGGCCTGACCGTGCGGCTGGCCGAACTGCTGCCGGACCTGCCGTTTCCGGTGATGCTGAAGGAGGTGGGCCACGGCCTGGACGCGCGGACGGTGGCGGCGGTGTCGGGTCTGGGCTTCGCCGCGCTGGACGTGGCCGGGGCCGGGGGCACCAGCTGGGCGCGGGTGGAACAGCTGGTGGAGCGCGGCGCCGTGACCACGCCGGACCTGTGCGAGGTGGGCGTGCCGACGGCGCAGGCCCTGCGGGATGCCCGCGCCGCCGCGCCGCAGATGCCGCTGGTTGCCTCCGGGGGCATTCGCACGGGGCTGGACGCCGCCCGCGCCCTCTTGCTGGGGGCGGGGGTGGTGGCGGTGGCCCGCCCGCTGCTCGCGCCCGCGCTGGACAGCGCCGAGGCGGTGGAGGACTGGCTGGCGAACTTCATCCATGAACTGCGCGTGGCTCTGTTTGTCGGCGGCTACGGCGACGTGCCGTCGGTCCGTGCTGCGGGCGGCTGA
- a CDS encoding DUF456 domain-containing protein — protein sequence MSLAFLIFLMAWVVGMAATFVPVLPATLIIFLGALGATLLDGFQVWPDLPFLLTFGAITVLIGFVDNLASAWGARRYGGSRQAVWGALLGGLAGLFIPFGLLVGPLAGALLAELLLVRKSLPDALRSAWGTLVGLLTGLAAKLVLHLLMGLYELWRLWDPARSVFG from the coding sequence ATGAGTCTCGCCTTTCTGATTTTTCTGATGGCCTGGGTCGTGGGCATGGCCGCCACCTTCGTGCCGGTGCTGCCCGCCACGCTGATCATCTTTCTGGGGGCGCTGGGTGCCACGCTGCTGGACGGCTTTCAGGTGTGGCCGGACCTGCCGTTCCTGCTGACCTTCGGGGCCATCACGGTGCTGATCGGCTTCGTGGACAACCTGGCCTCGGCGTGGGGGGCGCGGCGCTACGGCGGCAGCAGGCAGGCGGTGTGGGGCGCATTACTCGGCGGGCTGGCCGGGCTGTTCATTCCCTTCGGGCTGCTGGTGGGTCCGCTGGCCGGGGCGCTGCTGGCCGAACTGCTGCTGGTACGCAAGAGCCTGCCCGACGCGCTGCGCTCGGCCTGGGGCACCCTGGTGGGCCTGCTGACGGGGCTGGCGGCCAAACTGGTGCTGCACCTGCTGATGGGCCTCTACGAGCTGTGGCGGCTGTGGGACCCGGCGCGCAGCGTCTTCGGCTAG